From one Dermacentor andersoni chromosome 1, qqDerAnde1_hic_scaffold, whole genome shotgun sequence genomic stretch:
- the LOC126545194 gene encoding kalirin-like, with amino-acid sequence MPTLERRPIRDSSPRNTTLRAHGQSRQGLGRIFSCFILSRRASEFSARTWFHRCCFVIAPRPQRVAPSTIPSYAQTKRAALDRAAVHSFRLIGRFLLFRMTKDTPSGSAPTEESPPPSPSQQLTPRGSPCDERPSPWRRVASFTAVGHRAGPEDGTTLRNGRPWSLRLKKTYKSDKKHRKSQDEKSFSTEGNSPNEPTPASVVAAAPGSRAVLRCQLDVPSLPSAAGAVSWRLPDGSCVRARAPGDGAPVLFRMGASVDEGESAASCREQSLADRCVARLHADGSSSLEVAQCEPLDAGLYVCDRVVDGATRLAASTRLVVAAGKPNEPGRPDLLNAQGTKLQLKWEPAQATDDCPMTGYVVEKTIKGLNSWEPAGPATTFCTQVIHCDPGCYTFRVVSHSELGTSNPGPPSDAITVTGDTAKSQSGVVEWKKNFSGYVEVRECGRGRFSVVKKCINNITGERVAAKVIGFQQQSRATVEHECRMLASLQHDSIVELLECYRTPSSHILVFPFIEGLRLFDHVCVQWSFYSEHTASHYLAQLLSALDYIHLCGIAHLDVKPENLLVEECSDRLKLIDFGNARRVFGDECKMSVIGTAEFMAPEVLKNYPLSTRADLWSTGVLLYVFLVGLSPFLGATENETCANIEAAAYAIPTSASVSEHSLDLISKLLAANPQKRLSASKALAHCWIKEAPRTQNLSSSPLRDFVKRRDELVGYKVLTTGLTPS; translated from the exons ATGCCAACGCTCGAGCGACGGCCCATTCGCGATTCTTCACCGAGAAATACGACGCTTAGAGCGCACGGCCAAAGCAGGCAAGGACTCGGAAGGATTTTCAGCTGCTTCATTTTATCACGGCGCGCCTCAGAATTCTCCGCTCGCACGTGGTTTCACCGATGTTGTTTTGTAATCGCGCCGAGGCCCCAACGTGTGGCCCCGTCCACGATACCCTCCTATGCGCAAACGAAGCGCGCGGCGCTAGACCGCGCTGCCGTGCATTCATTCCGGCTCATCGGGCGTTTTCTCCTCTTCCGAATGACAAAGGATACGCCGAGCGGTTCTGCGCCGACCGAGGAGTCGCCGCCGCCGTCACCCAGCCAGCAGCTGACACCGCGCGGCAGCCCCTGCGACGAGCGGCCGTCCCCGTGGCGCCGAGTGGCCAGCTTCACGGCAGTCGGTCACAGGGCAGGACCCGAGGACGGCACGACTCTGCGTAACGG GAGGCCGTGGTCATTGCGGTTGAAGAAGACTTACAAGAGTGACAAGAAGCACCGAAAGTCGCAGGACGAAAAGTCTTTCTCCACTGAAGGAAACAGCCCGAATGAG CCGACGCCGGCGAGCGTGGTAGCGGCAGCACCAGGCAGCCGCGCCGTTCTGCGCTGCCAGCTCGACGTTCCATCCCTCCCGTCGGCGGCCGGGGCGGTGTCGTGGCGGCTGCCGGACGGCAGCTGCGTCCGGGCCCGCGCCCCGGGAGACGGGGCGCCCGTACTCTTCCGCATGGGAGCCTCCGTCGACGAGGGCGAGTCCGCGGCGTCGTGCCGCGAGCAGTCGCTGGCCGACCGCTGCGTAGCGCGGCTGCACGCCGACGGCTCGAGCAGCCTGGAAGTTGCCCAGTGCGAGCCCCTGGACGCCGGCCTGTACGTCTGCGACCGCGTCGTGGACGGCGCCACCCGGCTTGCCGCCTCCACGCGGCTCGTCGTCGCCGCGG GCAAGCCGAACGAACCAGGCCGACCGGACTTGTTAAACGCCCAGGGGACCAAGTTGCAATTAAAATGGGAGCCAGCTCAAGCAACTGACGACTGCCCAATGACTGGATATGTGGTTGAAAAAACTATCAAAG GTTTGAATTCTTGGGAGCCCGCCGGGCCAGCGACCACCTTCTGTACGCAGGTAATCCACTGCGATCCAGGCTGTTACACGTTCCGCGTCGTCAGCCATTCGGAGCTTGGAACGAGCAATCCGGGCCCACCTTCTGACGCAATTACGGTCACAG GTGACACAGCGAAATCCCAGTCAGGTGTGGTCGAATGGAAAAAGAACTTTTCCGGATACGTCGAAGTGAGAGAGTGTGGAAG GGGACGATTTTCCGTCGTGAAGAAGTGCATCAACAACATAACAGGTGAAAGG GTAGCAGCCAAGGTTATCGGCTTCCAGCAGCAGTCACGTGCCACAGTGGAGCACGAGTGCCGTATGTTGGCCAGCCTCCAGCACGACAGCATTGTTGAGCTGCTCGAATGCTACCGCACGCCGAGCAGCCACATCCTAGTGTTCCCATT CATCGAAGGGCTCCGGCTCTTCGATCACGTCTGCGTGCAGTGGAGCTTCTACAGCGAGCACACGGCGTCGCATTACTTGGCTCAGTTGCTCAGCGCTCTTGATTACATTCACCTCTGTGGCATTGCGCACCTTGATGTAAAG CCAGAGAATCTGCTCGTGGAAGAATGCAGCGACAGGTTGAAGCTGATTGACTTCGGTAACGCTCGTAGAGTGTTCGGAGACGAATGCAAAATGTCCGTAATCGGCACGGCAGAGTTCATGGCGCCCGAGGTGCTCAAAAATTACCCTCTTAGCACCCGCGCCGACCTCTG GAGCACAGGCGTCCTACTATACGTGTTTTTGGTTGGCCTCTCGCCTTTCCTGGGTGCCACTGAGAATGAAACATGTGCGAACATTGAAGCTGCAGCGTATGCCATCCCTACTTCAGCTTCCGTCTCTGAACATTCACTTGATCTTATATCCAAGCTGCTGGCTGCGAACCCACAGAAGCGTCTCTCTGCCAGTAAAGCTCTAGCACATTGCTGGATAAAG GAGGCACCAAGAACTCAGAACTTAAGCTCTTCTCCTCTGAGAGACTTTGTGAAGCGAAGAGATGAACTGGTAGGCTATAAA GTGCTGACAACTGGACTGACACCATCATGA